The proteins below are encoded in one region of Fibrobacter sp.:
- a CDS encoding NlpC/P60 family protein, whose translation MDAKKAIAMVEYGCRFIAKPYIWGGNGCGLTNLGGEGHFGFDCSGFVNECLAAFGFIPNYADYSAQGLYTMFKDKWAQVLPEYNTGTLVFFGKDENNITHVAICVNGWQMIECGGGGKSCTNERNSTGFVRLRPISSRDDVVAMLDPV comes from the coding sequence ATGGACGCTAAGAAAGCAATTGCAATGGTTGAATACGGTTGTAGATTTATTGCTAAGCCTTATATTTGGGGCGGCAACGGCTGCGGCCTTACTAATCTTGGCGGAGAAGGTCATTTTGGCTTTGATTGCTCTGGCTTCGTGAACGAATGCCTTGCGGCGTTCGGCTTCATTCCGAATTATGCCGACTATTCAGCACAAGGTCTTTATACGATGTTCAAGGACAAGTGGGCGCAGGTCCTGCCTGAATACAACACTGGAACGCTCGTGTTCTTCGGAAAGGACGAGAACAACATTACCCATGTCGCAATCTGCGTGAACGGCTGGCAGATGATTGAATGCGGTGGCGGTGGCAAGAGCTGCACCAACGAAAGGAACTCCACAGGATTTGTAAGGCTCCGTCCTATCAGTAGCCGTGATGATGTCGTGGCTATGCTTGACCCCGTTTAA
- a CDS encoding phage terminase large subunit produces MQERNVELSPFQVEFLRRKDEPLVILQTGVGAGKSRALAHWCVYTARKGYRILAVAQNYSALMEVLFREIEIVCAQIGITCDKTGKKLHIGNGWIYGATGENPKGILGYTDFNAAVFDEAAYLKRNVYDFVCDRLRGENVDVPLYRFTSSPSSEPASVWFRELCEQNQDKVIRATSLDNAFTSKQYKKDLIKRYGLGTNLFRQQVLGEFLDTDLEDTLFTHELLKNVKSRIADDVMRDELAVIGLDCARYGRDYSVAVLRIGRRVVKVLRARETDTGQLVAMVRKLKDIAEQNWNIKIDSVCVDAAYGSGAIDMLKSLGYTVYEVSFAGLPKRKEYYNVRAEMYFTAKDWLKEGGTFEDEELYADLSAQRYMLDDGGKFRLIPKEMIKKTIERSPDTSDAFALTFYHAAIRNDYNKKQVLDSPAMLNMMKKLRMKKSTHKFAF; encoded by the coding sequence ATGCAGGAAAGGAATGTTGAACTATCTCCTTTCCAAGTTGAATTCCTACGAAGAAAGGACGAGCCGCTCGTAATCCTACAGACGGGCGTAGGCGCAGGGAAAAGCCGTGCGCTGGCTCATTGGTGTGTCTATACCGCTAGAAAAGGCTACAGAATACTTGCGGTTGCACAGAACTATTCTGCACTAATGGAAGTGCTTTTCCGTGAAATTGAGATAGTATGTGCCCAGATCGGCATTACCTGCGACAAGACTGGCAAGAAACTCCATATTGGCAACGGCTGGATTTACGGAGCCACAGGCGAGAATCCGAAGGGCATTCTTGGCTATACCGACTTCAACGCAGCCGTTTTTGACGAGGCTGCCTACCTTAAACGCAATGTCTATGACTTCGTTTGCGACCGCTTGCGCGGCGAGAATGTGGATGTTCCTCTTTATCGTTTTACATCTTCCCCTTCAAGCGAACCTGCTTCCGTGTGGTTCCGAGAACTTTGCGAACAGAACCAGGACAAGGTAATCAGGGCTACGAGCCTTGACAACGCATTCACTTCCAAGCAGTACAAGAAAGACCTCATAAAGCGTTACGGACTCGGAACGAACCTTTTCCGTCAGCAGGTGCTTGGAGAATTCCTTGATACAGACCTTGAAGACACCCTTTTCACACACGAGCTGTTGAAGAATGTCAAGTCCAGAATTGCCGACGATGTTATGCGAGACGAGCTTGCTGTCATAGGCCTTGACTGCGCCCGTTACGGACGAGATTACTCTGTTGCGGTCCTGCGAATCGGCCGTAGAGTGGTTAAGGTTCTGCGAGCTAGGGAGACTGACACGGGCCAGCTTGTCGCAATGGTTCGCAAGCTAAAGGACATTGCAGAACAGAATTGGAACATAAAGATAGACAGCGTATGCGTTGATGCCGCATATGGATCGGGAGCCATTGACATGCTCAAGTCTCTTGGCTACACGGTGTACGAAGTCAGCTTTGCAGGACTACCGAAGCGCAAGGAATATTACAATGTTCGTGCCGAGATGTATTTCACGGCAAAGGACTGGCTCAAGGAAGGGGGAACCTTTGAAGACGAGGAACTTTATGCCGACCTTTCCGCACAACGCTATATGCTTGACGATGGCGGCAAGTTCCGTCTAATCCCGAAGGAAATGATTAAGAAGACCATAGAACGCTCTCCTGATACCAGCGATGCTTTTGCATTGACATTCTATCACGCAGCCATAAGGAACGATTACAACAAGAAGCAGGTTCTTGACAGCCCTGCAATGCTGAACATGATGAAGAAACTGAGAATGAAGAAGTCAACGCACAAGTTCGCGTTTTAA